One genomic region from Halococcus qingdaonensis encodes:
- a CDS encoding ATP-binding protein has translation MNDVPEPPTGREMDAASETVVGTVAEPGERADEFVFVAPDAVDVRTGEFVVYETTVEGDSCDVLARVTNAEQERGLPGEFLADPGVESEAVADALGVPSGDIEIDRVSARVVGYFDTEMETFANPRSLPDPGSRVSLASDEFLEAVLPSADWESESATAHVGWLLNRETKAANVFMPIDAFAATHLAVLASTGSGKSYTASVVIEEMLRPQSRAAMCVFDPHGEYDTLDGMRKDEHASVFQDGAYTPEVNVVTPDEITVAIPDLNYGDLLALLDEPSERMKELLDRAWRDLQKESNEIGVRDIISKCEALDEGDHGTASALAWRLNRALNRDLFASAARNDLTDLVAPGQVTVLQLNRLSEDDQQMLAAALLRKLYEARKDAMRGDGDDLDFPLFTLLEEGHRFAPDGSARSLPILRTILSEGRKFGFGVGIISQRPSKLDADVLSQCGTQIIMQIQNPNDQQAIRQSVESAGEDVLDELPGLTPGQAVIAGDAMNTPVLTRIRERHTNHGAESLDATSEWRDSWESWHEEQNRGVVDPYESDKEVDETPL, from the coding sequence ATGAACGACGTGCCCGAGCCGCCTACTGGCCGCGAGATGGACGCCGCCTCCGAGACGGTGGTCGGCACGGTGGCCGAACCCGGCGAGCGCGCCGACGAGTTCGTGTTCGTCGCGCCGGATGCCGTCGACGTCCGGACGGGGGAGTTCGTCGTCTACGAGACGACTGTCGAGGGCGACTCCTGTGACGTGCTCGCCCGAGTGACGAACGCCGAACAGGAGCGTGGACTTCCCGGCGAGTTCCTCGCCGATCCGGGTGTGGAGTCGGAGGCCGTCGCCGACGCGCTCGGCGTGCCGAGCGGCGACATCGAGATCGATCGTGTGAGCGCGCGCGTGGTCGGCTACTTCGACACGGAGATGGAGACCTTTGCCAACCCGCGCTCGTTGCCCGATCCCGGCTCCAGAGTCTCGCTTGCGAGCGACGAGTTCCTCGAAGCGGTGCTCCCGAGCGCGGACTGGGAGAGCGAGAGCGCCACCGCCCACGTCGGCTGGCTGCTCAACCGCGAGACGAAGGCCGCGAACGTCTTCATGCCGATCGACGCGTTCGCCGCGACTCACCTCGCGGTGCTCGCCTCGACGGGGAGTGGCAAATCCTATACCGCGAGTGTCGTCATCGAGGAGATGTTGCGCCCACAGTCGCGGGCCGCAATGTGCGTCTTCGATCCGCACGGCGAGTACGACACCCTCGACGGGATGCGAAAGGACGAGCACGCCTCGGTGTTTCAGGACGGGGCGTACACACCCGAAGTCAACGTCGTCACGCCCGACGAGATCACCGTCGCGATCCCCGACCTGAACTACGGCGATCTACTCGCGTTGCTCGACGAGCCGAGCGAGCGGATGAAGGAACTGCTCGACAGGGCGTGGCGCGACCTCCAGAAAGAATCGAACGAGATCGGCGTTCGCGACATCATCAGCAAGTGTGAGGCGCTCGACGAGGGCGATCACGGGACCGCCAGCGCGCTCGCCTGGCGGCTCAATCGTGCGCTCAACCGGGATCTGTTCGCCAGCGCGGCGCGCAACGATCTCACCGATCTCGTCGCGCCGGGCCAGGTGACGGTCCTCCAGCTGAACCGGCTCTCGGAGGACGACCAGCAGATGCTCGCCGCTGCGCTGCTGCGCAAGCTCTACGAGGCGCGCAAGGACGCGATGCGCGGCGACGGTGACGACCTCGATTTCCCGCTGTTCACGCTGCTGGAGGAGGGCCATCGCTTCGCGCCGGACGGCAGCGCGCGCTCGCTGCCGATCCTTCGGACGATCCTCTCGGAGGGTCGGAAGTTCGGCTTCGGCGTGGGTATCATCTCCCAGCGGCCCTCGAAGCTCGACGCCGACGTACTCTCGCAGTGTGGCACGCAGATCATCATGCAGATTCAGAACCCGAACGACCAGCAGGCGATCCGCCAATCGGTCGAGAGCGCCGGCGAGGACGTGCTTGACGAGCTCCCGGGGCTGACGCCCGGCCAGGCCGTCATCGCCGGCGACGCGATGAACACGCCCGTACTGACCCGGATTCGGGAGCGCCACACGAACCACGGGGCCGAGAGTCTCGATGCGACCAGCGAGTGGCGCGACAGCTGGGAGTCGTGGCACGAAGAGCAGAATCGTGGCGTGGTCGATCCGTACGAATCCGACAAGGAAGTGGACGAGACGCCGCTGTGA
- the thiC gene encoding phosphomethylpyrimidine synthase ThiC translates to MAQTQLQSAREGIVTPAIERVAERENRDPEFVREQVAAGEAVIPTNHAHEGLDPMIIGREFATKVNANIGNSETTSDRTEELRKLHAAVHYGADTVMDLSTGDELDTIREANVEHSPVPIGTVPIYEAVKRAESPEEITHELLLDVIEKQAEQGVDYMTIHAGVLMEHLPLTDGRVTGIVSRGGSILAQWMEENAMQNPLYTEFEAICEIFAEHDVTVSLGDGLRPGSLADASDEAQFAELDTLGELTRTAWDHGVQVMVEGPGHVPMDQIKGNVERQQEVCDGAPFYVLGPLVTDIAPGYDHITSAIGATEAARAGAAMLCYVTPKEHLGLPDAEDVREGLAAYRIAAHAGDVANGLPGARDWDDALSQARYDFDWREQFDLALDPDRARDSHDQTLPGDNYKEARFCSMCGVEFCSMRIDQDARDADGEMDALDTGVDLDASPAAAVNLPPVGTHDTSAIPELPEIDGAVHGEGEPADD, encoded by the coding sequence ATGGCGCAGACACAGCTCCAGTCCGCCCGCGAGGGTATCGTCACGCCGGCGATCGAGCGCGTCGCCGAGCGCGAGAACCGCGACCCCGAGTTCGTCCGCGAGCAGGTCGCCGCGGGCGAGGCGGTGATCCCCACGAACCACGCCCACGAAGGGCTCGACCCGATGATCATCGGTCGCGAGTTCGCGACGAAGGTCAACGCCAACATCGGCAACAGCGAGACGACGAGCGACCGGACCGAGGAGCTCCGCAAGCTCCACGCGGCGGTCCACTACGGCGCGGACACCGTGATGGATCTGAGCACCGGCGACGAACTCGACACGATCCGCGAGGCGAACGTCGAGCACTCGCCCGTGCCGATCGGGACGGTCCCGATCTACGAGGCGGTCAAGCGCGCCGAGAGCCCCGAGGAGATCACTCACGAGCTCCTGCTCGACGTGATCGAAAAGCAGGCCGAACAGGGCGTCGACTACATGACAATCCACGCTGGCGTCCTGATGGAACACCTCCCGCTGACCGACGGCCGGGTGACGGGGATCGTCTCGCGTGGCGGCTCGATCCTCGCCCAGTGGATGGAGGAGAACGCGATGCAGAATCCCCTCTACACCGAATTCGAGGCGATCTGCGAGATTTTCGCCGAGCACGACGTCACCGTCAGCCTGGGCGACGGGCTCCGACCCGGAAGCCTCGCGGACGCGAGCGACGAGGCCCAGTTTGCCGAGTTGGACACGCTCGGCGAGCTCACCCGAACCGCGTGGGATCACGGCGTCCAGGTGATGGTCGAGGGACCAGGCCACGTGCCGATGGACCAGATCAAGGGCAACGTCGAGCGCCAGCAAGAGGTCTGTGACGGCGCGCCGTTCTACGTGCTCGGGCCGCTCGTGACCGACATCGCGCCGGGCTACGACCACATCACGAGTGCGATCGGCGCGACCGAGGCCGCCCGCGCGGGCGCGGCGATGCTCTGCTACGTCACACCGAAGGAGCATCTCGGGCTGCCCGATGCAGAGGACGTCCGTGAGGGGCTCGCGGCCTACCGGATCGCGGCCCACGCCGGCGACGTGGCGAACGGGCTGCCCGGCGCGCGCGACTGGGACGACGCGCTCTCGCAGGCCAGATACGATTTCGACTGGCGCGAGCAGTTCGACCTCGCGCTCGATCCCGACCGCGCCCGGGACTCGCACGACCAGACCCTGCCGGGTGACAACTACAAGGAAGCGCGCTTCTGCTCGATGTGCGGCGTCGAATTCTGCTCGATGCGGATCGATCAGGACGCCCGCGACGCCGACGGCGAGATGGACGCGCTCGATACGGGCGTCGATCTCGATGCCTCGCCCGCAGCGGCGGTCAATCTTCCTCCAGTTGGTACCCACGACACGAGCGCCATCCCCGAACTCCCCGAGATCGACGGGGCGGTCCACGGCGAGGGCGAACCCGCCGACGACTGA
- a CDS encoding DNA double-strand break repair nuclease NurA: MPFYPGEVANKLQNFTEEIREYASDDEHVVASYRDALRDALADYDADRLAAEIGPHPQPGAAPTDEWDESEEPVVEFEQSASWESHEAVNRFAKEALEGTTTIAADGSEIGPTEEFTVPFGLVQVAWTANHHDPDGDYDGDVSSHVLGPRTVTEQAEEGGMRYVDGRVPGHERYRAEGRAVVECIRRFADRDPTPVVVYDGPLVPLFANTYAPAVRDEYYRETMARVLAASEHHEVPVVGYTAGTKRTNLAKMLQQAYSERLGDEPLIADARVLDGFTENWGDRSLAFVNRWGETVDELATTYEGTEYGFAEEVLFTYLDVPGGDAMDYLEFPEWIQRAGLVDDVLDVVRAETGVGRGYPEILQQADANAVLDTGAKERFLALVQEFADEEDLPIDWDAKTLSKERRRR, from the coding sequence ATGCCGTTCTACCCCGGCGAAGTGGCGAACAAGCTCCAGAACTTCACCGAGGAAATCCGGGAGTACGCCAGTGACGACGAACACGTCGTGGCGAGCTATCGCGACGCGCTCCGTGACGCGCTCGCCGACTACGACGCCGACCGACTCGCCGCGGAGATCGGACCCCATCCCCAGCCCGGTGCGGCACCGACCGACGAGTGGGACGAGTCCGAAGAACCAGTAGTGGAGTTCGAGCAGTCGGCGTCGTGGGAGAGCCACGAGGCCGTCAACCGGTTCGCGAAGGAAGCGTTGGAGGGGACGACGACGATCGCCGCCGACGGCTCCGAGATCGGTCCGACGGAGGAGTTCACCGTTCCATTCGGTCTCGTTCAGGTCGCGTGGACCGCCAACCATCACGATCCCGACGGCGACTACGACGGCGACGTGTCGAGCCACGTGCTCGGCCCACGGACGGTCACCGAACAGGCCGAGGAAGGCGGCATGCGCTACGTCGACGGTCGCGTGCCGGGTCACGAGCGGTACCGTGCGGAAGGCCGTGCGGTCGTCGAGTGTATCCGGCGGTTCGCCGACCGCGATCCGACGCCGGTCGTCGTCTACGACGGACCGCTCGTCCCGTTGTTCGCCAACACGTACGCGCCGGCGGTGCGCGACGAGTACTACCGCGAGACGATGGCGCGGGTGTTGGCGGCGAGCGAGCATCACGAGGTACCGGTCGTCGGCTACACCGCCGGCACCAAACGGACGAACCTGGCGAAGATGCTTCAGCAGGCCTACAGCGAACGTCTCGGCGACGAGCCGCTGATCGCCGACGCGCGGGTTCTCGACGGGTTCACCGAGAATTGGGGCGATCGGTCACTGGCGTTCGTCAACCGCTGGGGCGAGACCGTCGACGAACTGGCGACGACCTACGAAGGAACGGAGTACGGTTTCGCCGAGGAAGTGTTGTTCACGTATCTCGACGTCCCGGGCGGCGACGCGATGGATTACCTCGAATTTCCGGAGTGGATCCAGCGTGCGGGTCTCGTCGACGACGTTCTCGACGTCGTTCGCGCCGAAACCGGCGTCGGACGCGGCTATCCCGAGATCCTCCAGCAGGCCGACGCCAACGCCGTCCTAGACACCGGTGCGAAGGAGCGATTTCTCGCGCTCGTCCAGGAGTTCGCCGACGAGGAGGACCTGCCGATCGACTGGGACGCGAAGACGCTCAGCAAGGAGCGACGCCGCCGATGA
- a CDS encoding cob(I)yrinic acid a,c-diamide adenosyltransferase: MTIYTGRGDEGQTDLRTMDRVSKANSRIEAYGTVDEVNATVGRVRPTGHEDVDEQLRAIQNHLHVVQADLANPEPDADDPRMTHERVEQLEEWMDAHDEELDPLQSFILPGGGDSGARLHHARAVCRRAERRAVALASEEAINEQTVTYLNRLSDALFTLARVVNQRDGVSEEAPDY; the protein is encoded by the coding sequence ATGACGATCTACACGGGTCGTGGCGACGAAGGTCAGACCGATCTCCGGACGATGGATCGGGTCTCGAAGGCGAACTCCCGGATCGAAGCCTACGGTACTGTGGATGAAGTGAACGCCACGGTGGGGCGGGTCCGCCCGACGGGTCACGAGGACGTCGACGAGCAGCTCCGCGCGATCCAGAACCACCTCCACGTCGTGCAGGCCGACCTCGCCAACCCCGAGCCCGACGCGGACGACCCGCGGATGACCCACGAGCGCGTCGAGCAGCTGGAGGAGTGGATGGACGCCCACGACGAGGAGCTCGACCCCCTCCAGTCGTTCATCCTTCCGGGGGGTGGCGACAGCGGTGCGCGCCTCCATCACGCCAGAGCTGTCTGTCGGCGGGCCGAACGTCGCGCGGTCGCGCTCGCGAGTGAGGAGGCAATCAACGAGCAGACCGTGACCTACCTGAATCGGCTCTCCGATGCGCTGTTCACCCTCGCGCGCGTGGTGAACCAGCGCGATGGGGTGAGCGAGGAAGCGCCCGACTACTGA